Proteins encoded in a region of the Planococcus citri chromosome 1, ihPlaCitr1.1, whole genome shotgun sequence genome:
- the LOC135849877 gene encoding CAR1 transcription factor-like: MKYSNKIFWIFVVIVAATAIFDRGNCAKLYILEENAINKVTPYSRLRRQSHPAATIAKLVTQDTGVFTPIVGPTQSSSDQQFRPNNLDFSSSDTLVDYLLPPNPNAQFTSLNFQDPSANLQNIDNFFDVTATSSSDTVNSFQPIQNQFPSSPGTSSFSNHINIPAPNIGADSVQSLTFQNAPSLSISSPTQTSSINQFIQNKESSSLSRELNSVTQFKNPTNQFKSSSNFVKSDPISSDQASQGKWDVGFDANDILAPPHAETARNEYDTINGNRFKKVNLVPSSSNNLESPNTVSPPSNFSPPNSNFLTPSDTLSPPSTQFSSNTDQFIQPNQFDQPNNQFQSNSQFLPNQFTSPQQNNFNQFNSPQPTANNQFVPSNVVQFTQQNPLPASNNQISVQSQISSNSDQTDVIWGTQKQVNNFIPTTSAPFLPTIPPNNNNHQNTINYQQNGFNNGQNLQQFPSTQLNSDQIYQFPGNNVNNQNYALDTPLTSQFDSFLPQGTVSDHSFFPANENVRHFQSKRQVDQEEEHEEEVEEPLYESKSKFKTGPVQYSFVKTDKNGHFKWSVRQHLSRR, encoded by the exons atgaaATACAGCAATAAAATATTCtgg ATCTTTGTTGTGATTGTCGCAGCTACAGCGATATTCGATCGAGGCAATTGCGCAAAACTCtatattttggaagaaaatgcCATCAATAAAG TCACACCATATTCAAGATTACGACGACAATCGCATCCAGCAGCCACAATAGCCAAGCTTGTGACTCAAGACACCGGCGTATTCACACCGATCGTTGGACCTACTCAATCCAGCAGCGATCAACAATTCCGACCAAATAACTTGGATTTTTCCAGTTCAGACACATTGGTAGATTATCTACTGCCGCCAAATCCGAACGCGCAGTTCACTTCGTTGAATTTCCAAGACCCTTCTGCAAATTTGCAAAAcatcgataattttttcgacgTGACTGCAACATCGTCATCTGACACCGTAAATTCATTCCAACCGATACAAAATCAATTCCCTTCATCACCGGGGACGAGCAGTTTCTCAAACCATATAAACATCCCTGCCCCAAATATCGGCGCTGATTCGGTGCAAAgtttaacttttcaaaatgctcCTAGTCTTTCGATTTCTAGTCCAACACAAACGTCGAGTATAAAccaatttattcaaaacaaaGAATCAAGTTCATTGAGCAGGGAATTAAACAGCGTTACTCAGTTCAAAAATCCCACCAATCAATTCAAAAGCAGTAGCAATTTCGTTAAAAGCGATCCCATTAGTTCTGATCAAGCCAGCCAAGGTAAATGGGATGTTGGTTTCGATGCGAATGATATTTTAGCTCCTCCGCATGCTGAAACAGCACGAAACGAATACGATACGATAAACGGAAATAGGTTTAAAAAAGTGAATCTTGTCCCATCGTCATCGAATAATCTCGAATCACCGAATACCGTTTCACCTCCGAGTAACTTTTCTCCACCTAATAGTAACTTTTTAACCCCTAGTGATACGTTATCACCTCCGAGTACCCAATTCAGTTCAAACACCGATCAATTTATTCAGCCGAATCAATTCGATCAGCCAAACAATCAGTTCCAATCGAATAGCCAATTCTTGCCTAATCAATTCACATCTCCGCAGCAAAACAATTTCAATCAGTTTAATTCCCCACAGCCTACTGCAAACAACCAATTTGTCCCTTCGAACGTAGTACAATTCACGCAACAAAATCCTTTACCAGCATCCAATAATCAAATCTCAGTGCAAAGTCAAATTTCTTCCAATAGCGATCAAACTGATGTAATTTGGGGAACTCAAAAACAAGTCAATAACTTTATACCGACAACTTCGGCGCCTTTCCTACCGACCATACCACCTAATAACAATAACCACCAAAATACGATCAATTATCAACAAAATGGATTTAATAATGGGCAAAATTTACAGCAGTTTCCCAGCACCCAGCTAAACAGCGATCAAATTTACCAATTCCCTGGTAACAACGTAAATAACCAGAATTATGCATTGGATACTCCGCTCACTTCGCAATTTGATTCCTTTCTACCGCAAGGAACCGTCTCAGATCACTCGTTTTTTCCCGCCAACGAAAACGTTAGGCATTTCCAAAGCAAAAGGCAAGTCGACCAAGAAGAGGAACACGAGGAAGAAGTTGAAGAACCGTTATACGAATCAAAAAGCAAATTCAAAACCGGACCTGTGCAGTATTCATTCgtcaaaactgacaaaaatggtcatttcaAATGGTCGGTAAGACAACATCTATCGAGGAGATAA